TTATTATAGTCAACCACCTAAGCTTTTTAAGTAATATAATTATATAAATTCCTAATAAAGTAATGGTTAGAATAGTTTGCTTCATTTTTCATTAAGGTAATCTAAAATAAAAAATTCTCCCAAACCTTTCGTCTGGGAGAATATAAAACTCATTTCTTTTTAATAACTGGTATCCATATTTCACTTTTACAATTTGGTGAAGTTAGATCTTTCTCTTCGATCCACAGTATTTCTGGTCCCTCTGCCTGTTCATAGTTAGAGGATGGGAACCATTCGGAGTAGATTCGTCCCCATACATCCTGTAGGGATTCTGGGAAGGGCCCTTCTGCCGTAAACACAGCCCATGCTGAGGCAGGGACCTCAAGCTGTGTCAAGTTCCCTGGACACTCATTAGTTGTGGCAACGCCTATATAGTGATCTAAATCTCCCCTTTCCTCCATTCTACCCTCAGAGAAATTTGTGGATGCACTGATCAATCCCTGAGGTTCAACATTAGAAAGCTTTTTAAGTCTATCGATGATCTCCTCATTTAAACTCTCCCACATAGCTGCAATTTCTGGATTTACTCCATTAAAGATTAGGGGAACCCGCTTCATGATTCCAACAATCCTAAATCCTTCTTTTTCTTCAATACGATAATTCATTTCATTATCTCCTCTAATTGATAATTGGAAGGTCATTCTTGGATAGGCTTTCAAGGGTTTACCATTACTTCTAGCTTCCGATGGTGTTAAGCCATGTAAGCTTTGAAAAGCTCTAGTAAAGGAATCTGGTGAGCTATATCCGTATTTAATGGCTATATCAATTACCCTTATATCACTATTGATTAACTCAAAGGCTGCAAGGGTAAGGCGTCTACGTCGAATGTATTCTGATAGCGTAACCCCTGCAAGAAAAGAAAACATTCTTTGAAAATGATATTCAGAACATAAAGCTATCCTTGCAACTTCTTTTAAGTCAATATCATTCGTAAGATTTTCTTCAATACA
The sequence above is drawn from the Clostridium formicaceticum genome and encodes:
- a CDS encoding AraC family transcriptional regulator, with translation MDSLKRMNEALSCIEENLTNDIDLKEVARIALCSEYHFQRMFSFLAGVTLSEYIRRRRLTLAAFELINSDIRVIDIAIKYGYSSPDSFTRAFQSLHGLTPSEARSNGKPLKAYPRMTFQLSIRGDNEMNYRIEEKEGFRIVGIMKRVPLIFNGVNPEIAAMWESLNEEIIDRLKKLSNVEPQGLISASTNFSEGRMEERGDLDHYIGVATTNECPGNLTQLEVPASAWAVFTAEGPFPESLQDVWGRIYSEWFPSSNYEQAEGPEILWIEEKDLTSPNCKSEIWIPVIKKK